From the Primulina tabacum isolate GXHZ01 chromosome 3, ASM2559414v2, whole genome shotgun sequence genome, one window contains:
- the LOC142538685 gene encoding uncharacterized protein LOC142538685: protein MWSEPRVSTPYHPQTSGQVEVSNREIKKILEKTVNVNRKDWSIQLDDALWAYREKRLLQLNQLDEFRGRAYDLALSYKERTKRAHDKHIIRREFKVGETVLVYNSRLRLFPGKLKSRWSGPFTIAKVFPSGAVVLHDGKDGTFTVNAQRLKHYIGGTIEPQIGVTRLHDSH from the exons atgtggagcgagccaagg GTTTCCACTCCATACCATCCCCAAACTAGTGGACAAGTTGAAGTATCCAATCGAGAAATTAAGAAGATTTTAGAGAAGACGGTTAATGTGAATAGGAAGGACTGGTCTATTCAGTTAGATGATGCTTTGTGGGCGTATC GTGAAAAACGATTGCTGCAGTTGAATCAGTTAGATGAGTTTCGGGGAAGAGCTTATGATCTTGCACTATCTTACAAGGAACGCACCAAACGAGCCCATGACAAACACATTATAAGAAGGGAATTCAAAGTGGGTGAAACGGTGTTGGTATACAATTCTCGCTTACGACTCTTTCCGGGCAAGCTAAAGtcaaggtggtcaggaccattcacTATTGCCAAGGTGTTCCCATCGGGTGCAGTGGTGTTGCATGATGGCAAGGACGGGACATTTACTGTGAACGCTCAAAGATTGAAGCACTATATCGGTGGCACAATTgagccacaaattggagtcaCTCGGCTCCATGACAGTCATTGA